From a region of the Brevibacterium siliguriense genome:
- a CDS encoding amidohydrolase codes for MIDLEGRTVLPGLLDVHTHPAFMSVLGQSVAVYPPDIRSIDGLIEALRTHPLLGCSTDAWVRGHGFDDSKFAERRKPTAQDLDKVSRDQPVALRRCDGHTMVVNSRALAIAGIDAATPDPAGGRIERDESGEPTGVLVENAAIELVEAHVPPDEEDPADRLAALDEHFLSRGLVGVTDLFATFIDDPLPAYRRAAERGLSPQVVIYPGWDALKSAAGSHIVPDLDEDDRFGRVKIGGVKLFMDGAFSDRNAWNEDPYPDSCHHGGQVAADDDLLEAVAWARHNQVQVAIHAMGDRALNHVIDLFGDEEPWMGEIPSIRLDHASLFTPAMIDRVNAARMSFGVISHTIFFFAEYEAYAANLTQEQFKNAYPIRSFYERIPHSALASDSPATAWADSDNVFISIRAAVERRAYDGSDIGQEQAISVGQAVLLYTSRASEITRLHNLGGIRPGLEASFVVLDKDIFTVPTHTIDSVEVSQTWLAGEKRYEA; via the coding sequence GTGATCGATCTCGAAGGCAGGACTGTACTTCCAGGTCTTCTGGACGTCCATACTCATCCTGCTTTCATGTCGGTCCTCGGACAATCGGTGGCGGTATATCCGCCGGACATCAGATCGATCGATGGACTGATCGAAGCTCTGCGTACGCATCCGCTCTTGGGCTGCTCAACAGACGCGTGGGTGCGCGGTCATGGATTCGACGACTCGAAGTTTGCCGAACGCCGCAAACCGACTGCGCAGGATCTCGACAAGGTCTCTCGCGACCAGCCGGTCGCGCTTCGTCGCTGCGACGGGCATACTATGGTCGTCAATTCACGAGCACTTGCCATTGCCGGAATCGATGCTGCGACTCCTGACCCTGCCGGTGGTCGGATCGAACGCGATGAGAGCGGGGAACCTACCGGAGTCCTCGTGGAGAATGCTGCGATCGAGCTCGTCGAAGCTCATGTCCCGCCAGACGAAGAAGATCCGGCTGATCGGCTCGCGGCTTTGGACGAGCACTTCCTCTCGCGCGGTCTTGTCGGAGTCACGGATCTCTTTGCCACCTTCATCGACGACCCCCTCCCTGCCTATCGGCGGGCGGCAGAAAGAGGACTCTCACCTCAGGTCGTGATTTATCCCGGATGGGATGCACTCAAAAGCGCGGCAGGGTCTCACATCGTTCCCGACCTTGATGAAGACGATCGTTTTGGGCGCGTGAAGATCGGCGGAGTCAAGCTGTTCATGGATGGCGCGTTCTCTGACCGCAACGCATGGAATGAGGATCCGTATCCGGACTCCTGTCACCACGGCGGTCAGGTGGCAGCAGACGATGACCTGCTGGAAGCGGTCGCTTGGGCTCGGCACAACCAGGTCCAGGTCGCGATTCATGCAATGGGCGACCGCGCTCTCAACCACGTGATCGATCTGTTCGGTGACGAAGAGCCGTGGATGGGTGAGATTCCCTCCATCCGCCTTGACCATGCGTCTCTCTTCACACCGGCGATGATCGATCGGGTGAACGCTGCGCGAATGAGTTTCGGAGTGATCAGTCATACGATCTTCTTCTTTGCTGAGTACGAGGCCTATGCGGCCAATCTGACACAAGAGCAATTCAAGAATGCATATCCGATTCGGTCATTCTACGAACGGATTCCGCACTCTGCTTTGGCCTCAGACTCCCCTGCGACCGCGTGGGCAGACTCAGACAATGTCTTCATCTCGATCCGGGCGGCGGTCGAACGGCGTGCCTATGACGGCTCCGACATTGGGCAGGAACAGGCGATCAGCGTCGGTCAAGCGGTCCTGCTCTACACCTCGCGTGCATCCGAGATCACCCGGCTGCACAATTTGGGAGGCATCAGACCAGGGCTCGAAGCAAGTTTTGTCGTCTTGGACAAAGACATCTTCACCGTTCCGACTCACACGATCGATTCAGTGGAAGTGAGCCAGACGTGGTTGGCGGGAGAGAAGCGATATGAAGCCTGA
- a CDS encoding branched-chain amino acid transport system II carrier protein produces MRSVLNRKVVIVGFAMFAIFFGAGNLIFPPHIGLQAGENWPIALVGLTIAGVSLPILAIVAVANAGSPERLFRPYARWFHPVFMATLLYTGSVATIIPRTGATAYESGVKVLLPGADDSVAEPVTIVVFFLIVAALALSKNKVIDRIGKYLTPALLVLLLIIVGLAVLRPMGTPEAGVADPFRTSFITSYQTGDVATGLLTGGIFIAALAAHGYSTPEARTKPLMAAAGIAFVGLFVVYGGLEYLGAQGSATYPADTDETVLLNGVVADLGGSLATVALAVAVLFATLTTAAGMATVIAEFTEGLTRGRLRFGVTIAITTVIFIVQALGGVSYIITFSTPFLLVFYPAMIVTVILGLLKPVIPNDGVWKGALLGALLLGLYDSVEFICAQMGSQLPGGIVRIHHMIPLAENGFGWILPALLGAFIGGLIWRICALPNAEEESEEAPDGAVAEPAKS; encoded by the coding sequence ATGAGATCGGTCCTCAACCGGAAAGTCGTGATCGTCGGATTCGCGATGTTCGCAATATTCTTCGGCGCAGGTAACCTCATCTTTCCGCCGCATATCGGGCTGCAGGCCGGCGAGAACTGGCCAATCGCTCTGGTGGGATTGACAATCGCAGGTGTCAGTCTGCCGATCCTCGCAATTGTCGCGGTCGCCAACGCCGGCAGCCCTGAGCGCCTCTTCCGTCCATACGCGCGGTGGTTCCATCCGGTCTTCATGGCGACCTTGCTCTATACGGGTTCCGTGGCGACGATCATTCCCCGCACAGGTGCCACCGCCTACGAATCGGGTGTGAAAGTTCTCCTCCCCGGCGCAGATGATTCCGTGGCCGAACCGGTGACAATTGTCGTATTCTTCCTCATCGTCGCTGCATTGGCGTTGAGCAAGAATAAGGTCATCGACCGGATCGGCAAATACCTGACACCCGCACTGCTTGTGCTTCTTCTGATCATCGTCGGTCTCGCGGTTCTGCGACCGATGGGCACTCCTGAAGCGGGAGTCGCAGATCCATTCCGGACGTCATTCATCACTTCGTATCAAACCGGCGATGTGGCGACGGGACTGCTGACCGGTGGGATATTCATCGCCGCACTGGCCGCCCACGGCTATTCCACCCCAGAAGCACGGACAAAGCCTCTGATGGCGGCGGCCGGGATCGCCTTCGTGGGCCTGTTCGTCGTCTATGGAGGCCTGGAGTATCTCGGAGCTCAAGGGTCAGCAACCTACCCTGCTGATACGGATGAGACGGTACTGCTCAACGGTGTGGTCGCCGACCTCGGAGGTAGCCTCGCCACCGTGGCGCTCGCCGTTGCGGTCCTGTTCGCGACTTTGACGACTGCAGCCGGGATGGCCACAGTGATCGCTGAATTCACTGAGGGGCTCACTCGCGGCCGTCTCCGGTTCGGCGTGACGATCGCCATCACCACGGTGATCTTCATCGTGCAGGCGCTCGGGGGAGTGTCCTACATCATCACTTTCAGCACACCGTTCCTTTTGGTGTTCTATCCAGCGATGATCGTCACAGTGATCCTCGGTCTGTTGAAGCCCGTCATCCCCAACGACGGGGTCTGGAAGGGTGCATTGCTTGGGGCTCTGCTGCTGGGGCTTTACGATTCCGTGGAATTCATCTGCGCACAAATGGGCTCGCAGCTGCCAGGTGGGATCGTGCGCATTCATCACATGATCCCACTCGCCGAGAACGGGTTCGGGTGGATACTGCCTGCTCTTCTCGGCGCATTCATCGGTGGTCTCATCTGGCGCATCTGTGCCCTGCCGAACGCAGAAGAGGAATCGGAAGAGGCGCCGGATGGGGCAGTGGCAGAGCCGGCGAAGAGCTGA
- a CDS encoding MFS transporter, producing MNDVTEREVETTSVPPRSTKQMLVASGMGNALEWYDWGIYSSFAIYFATEVFNPGDKVASLLGAMAVFAVGFVARPVGGWIFGWMADHLGRRLSMITTVGLASLGSLLIAVVPTHATAGIWAALILLVARLMQGLAHGGEMPTAQTYIAEAAPPQRRGLWSSLIYVSGTSGIVIGLIMGVVLDALLPAQIMAAWGWRIPFAIGAVLGVCTLIARSRLDETETFQKAADKPRMWPEIRRNWRAALQVILLGVGGTVCYYVWSVSAVQQAVLIHGMAQGTALLASVLANVLLIISLPFWGKFSDRFGRRPAMIIGHGVPILLYIPLESVLGSSFWSLFIPASIILVTMGSVLSTTPAVFAEMFPTRVRTIGVAVPYSISVALFGGTAPYLQAWMNSEFGEIPFIVYVMVLMVISTVASFKLIETRGKVLTD from the coding sequence ATGAACGACGTCACTGAACGCGAAGTCGAAACGACTTCGGTCCCACCCAGGTCTACGAAGCAGATGCTCGTGGCTTCGGGGATGGGCAATGCGCTCGAATGGTACGACTGGGGCATATATTCGTCCTTCGCAATCTATTTCGCCACTGAAGTGTTCAACCCCGGAGACAAGGTCGCGTCACTGCTGGGGGCGATGGCCGTCTTCGCTGTGGGCTTCGTCGCGCGCCCGGTCGGCGGGTGGATCTTCGGTTGGATGGCAGATCACCTCGGGCGACGCCTGTCGATGATCACTACAGTCGGACTCGCCTCCCTGGGCAGCCTGCTCATCGCTGTGGTGCCGACTCATGCCACTGCCGGCATCTGGGCAGCACTGATCCTGTTAGTCGCCCGGCTCATGCAGGGATTGGCTCACGGAGGTGAGATGCCGACTGCGCAGACATATATCGCCGAGGCGGCACCACCGCAGCGACGCGGACTGTGGTCGTCCCTCATCTACGTTTCAGGAACATCGGGGATCGTCATCGGACTGATCATGGGCGTGGTCCTTGACGCATTGCTGCCTGCGCAGATCATGGCGGCCTGGGGCTGGAGGATTCCGTTTGCGATCGGTGCAGTCCTGGGCGTGTGTACACTCATCGCCCGCTCCCGGTTGGACGAGACCGAGACATTTCAGAAGGCAGCTGACAAGCCGCGTATGTGGCCGGAGATCCGGCGCAATTGGCGGGCGGCCCTCCAGGTCATTCTCCTCGGAGTCGGTGGAACTGTGTGCTACTACGTGTGGAGCGTTTCGGCTGTGCAGCAGGCTGTCCTCATCCACGGAATGGCGCAGGGAACCGCGTTGCTGGCAAGTGTGCTGGCCAATGTGCTGCTGATCATCTCCCTGCCGTTCTGGGGGAAGTTCTCCGACCGCTTCGGTCGACGACCGGCAATGATCATCGGCCACGGCGTTCCGATCCTCCTCTACATTCCGCTGGAGTCGGTGCTCGGTTCGAGCTTCTGGTCGCTGTTCATTCCGGCCTCGATCATTCTGGTGACGATGGGTTCGGTGCTGTCGACGACTCCCGCCGTGTTTGCTGAGATGTTCCCGACTCGAGTACGCACAATCGGAGTCGCAGTGCCGTATTCGATCTCCGTCGCACTGTTCGGCGGCACAGCGCCCTACCTGCAAGCCTGGATGAACTCAGAATTCGGAGAAATCCCGTTCATCGTCTATGTCATGGTGCTCATGGTGATCTCCACCGTCGCCTCGTTCAAACTGATCGAGACTCGCGGCAAGGTGCTCACCGACTGA
- a CDS encoding ornithine cyclodeaminase yields the protein MTTFVGVRNMAHWVQRIGVEAILSGMVETLDEDFRRWSEFDKTPRVASHTPFGVIELMPTSDLDTYSFKYVNGHPSNPARGFQTVTAFGMLADVHNGYPRFIAEMTLLTALRTAATSALVTRELAPAGASTMALVGAGSQSEFQALGIRATLGIEDLRVFDTDPAAVEKLQRNLEPLGFRITVAKSVGEAVANSDIITTCIADKAHTIALPNDCVGRGVHINGVGGDCPGKTELDPELVRRSNVFVEYPEQTKIEGEIQLQPEDFPTTEIWKVLVGDAPGRTSDDEITLFDSVGFAIADFSALRYVEAATRDPEYHEDIDLIAEPDDPKDLFSLIGAGVPA from the coding sequence ATGACAACATTCGTAGGTGTTCGCAATATGGCCCATTGGGTCCAACGCATCGGCGTCGAGGCCATTCTCTCAGGAATGGTCGAGACTCTCGACGAAGATTTCCGGCGGTGGTCGGAGTTCGATAAGACACCGCGGGTCGCAAGCCACACCCCGTTCGGCGTGATCGAGCTGATGCCGACGAGCGACCTCGACACATATTCGTTCAAGTACGTCAACGGTCATCCGTCTAACCCGGCACGTGGATTCCAGACCGTGACTGCATTCGGAATGCTGGCCGATGTGCACAACGGCTACCCGAGGTTCATAGCGGAGATGACCCTGCTGACGGCATTGCGGACGGCTGCGACATCCGCGCTCGTCACCCGTGAGCTCGCTCCTGCGGGAGCGTCGACGATGGCGCTGGTAGGGGCGGGAAGCCAGTCAGAATTCCAGGCGTTGGGAATTCGTGCAACGTTGGGTATCGAGGACCTACGGGTGTTCGACACAGACCCCGCCGCGGTGGAGAAGCTGCAGCGGAACCTTGAGCCACTGGGATTCCGAATCACTGTGGCGAAGTCGGTCGGCGAAGCCGTGGCAAACAGCGACATCATCACCACCTGCATTGCCGACAAGGCACACACCATCGCCTTGCCCAACGACTGTGTCGGCAGGGGAGTCCATATCAATGGGGTCGGTGGCGACTGCCCGGGCAAGACCGAGCTGGACCCCGAACTGGTCCGCCGCAGCAATGTCTTCGTGGAATATCCCGAGCAGACGAAGATCGAAGGAGAGATCCAACTCCAGCCCGAGGATTTCCCCACTACCGAGATCTGGAAAGTGCTGGTCGGTGACGCCCCGGGCCGCACATCTGACGATGAGATCACCTTGTTCGACTCGGTCGGCTTCGCGATCGCCGACTTCTCCGCGCTCCGGTACGTCGAAGCCGCTACCCGGGATCCCGAATACCACGAAGATATCGATCTGATCGCAGAACCCGACGACCCAAAGGACCTCTTCAGCCTCATCGGCGCCGGAGTCCCGGCATAA
- a CDS encoding M20 metallopeptidase family protein: MNNFISGAQELAGDMAQLRHRLHMHPELGLELPRTQEAVLNEISDLPLEITLGDGLNSIGAVLRGGAATSEHAPAVLLRADMDALPLQEATGVDYSSTVDGRMHACGHDLHTSMLTGAARLLAEQRHRLGGDVVFMFQPAEELLAGAPKMIEEGILDLSGRRVDSAFGLHVFSAGGSRGAFSSMPGVMMSAADALFVQIKGRGGHGSQPQHAADPIPAMAAMVTALQTMVTRQFDAHDPVIVSVGRAHSGEAINVIPDEAEFGASLRTYSAASREKLQRLIPSVLEGVAMTHGVDVEIEYRVGGRVLANDNEHTEFAAREIAELFGGERYTSLTQPLGGSEDFADVLAEVPGTFVKLDASAGEDAVETNHSPRAIFDDRVLPDGAALYAQLAASRLTELAA; this comes from the coding sequence GTGAACAACTTCATCTCTGGCGCGCAGGAACTGGCAGGCGACATGGCGCAGCTGCGACACCGCCTCCATATGCATCCGGAACTCGGTCTGGAGCTTCCTCGAACGCAGGAAGCTGTGCTCAACGAAATCTCCGACCTGCCGCTGGAGATCACCCTCGGCGATGGTCTCAATTCCATCGGTGCCGTTCTGCGGGGTGGAGCCGCCACCAGCGAGCACGCTCCCGCCGTGCTTCTTCGAGCAGATATGGACGCTTTGCCTCTGCAGGAGGCGACAGGTGTCGACTACTCCTCGACGGTTGACGGGCGGATGCACGCCTGTGGGCACGACCTGCACACGTCGATGCTCACTGGAGCTGCTCGGCTTCTGGCCGAGCAGCGTCACCGGCTCGGCGGCGATGTCGTCTTCATGTTCCAGCCCGCCGAAGAGCTGCTCGCCGGCGCGCCGAAGATGATCGAGGAAGGGATTCTCGACCTGTCCGGCCGCCGCGTCGACTCGGCCTTCGGCCTCCACGTCTTTTCTGCCGGGGGGTCGCGCGGGGCTTTCAGCTCGATGCCGGGAGTGATGATGTCCGCGGCAGATGCACTGTTCGTCCAGATCAAAGGGCGTGGAGGGCACGGTTCGCAGCCACAGCATGCGGCCGACCCCATTCCGGCAATGGCCGCAATGGTCACGGCTCTGCAGACTATGGTCACACGTCAGTTCGATGCGCATGATCCTGTCATCGTCTCAGTCGGACGAGCTCATTCGGGAGAAGCTATCAATGTCATCCCCGATGAAGCTGAATTCGGCGCAAGCCTCCGAACCTACTCGGCGGCAAGCCGCGAGAAGCTCCAGCGTCTCATCCCCTCGGTCCTCGAAGGCGTTGCTATGACTCATGGTGTTGATGTCGAGATCGAATACCGCGTGGGAGGCCGGGTCCTGGCCAACGACAATGAGCATACAGAGTTCGCAGCGCGTGAGATCGCAGAGCTCTTCGGCGGAGAACGCTACACATCGCTGACTCAACCGCTGGGCGGATCGGAAGACTTCGCGGACGTACTCGCCGAGGTGCCCGGCACGTTCGTCAAACTCGATGCTTCCGCAGGTGAAGACGCAGTGGAGACCAATCATTCTCCGAGAGCGATCTTCGACGACCGCGTTCTCCCCGATGGAGCCGCGCTCTATGCCCAACTGGCCGCGTCAAGACTCACAGAGCTGGCTGCCTGA